The following proteins are encoded in a genomic region of Corticium candelabrum chromosome 11, ooCorCand1.1, whole genome shotgun sequence:
- the LOC134187290 gene encoding cilia and flagella-associated protein 47-like — protein MAYGPTSEVEHQDRLVVFVDDEEAVEIPLVGIPPCPKLEVYGQFTDGSQSDLVNFGLVVADGQVLTEHFYVRNRGRRPGDFSIAYTGSQPLKVIPITGTLEPGESIRVKVELIAQNPGEHVEELNITFEGSPLVVGYVYSQIVNRHLMLFTGDGQRLLRHIAFGPVYYGTDVEQIALLGNNSPNPVSFVAVLEEGAAGEETGDGPVRTATEATATAVPGEYGNSSLLSSLVTMHPNQGTIGPYCKVPVTFKFSPRFIRSSVGWSHSQRLPARRDYALFMHIEPLGVETDTSVRGGDDPRVEVAVTGIALPVQVSISQQTFDFGECATGDDVSILATIQNESPLLSAAFSVPHVAHFKAKPSQGVLSPGQKADILFTFCPSQMGHLKTKLHVHVHSVQRVSDQSASVILIPISVSGRCTKIQKRSLKTANKSGEKLEVNRMLVDVAVTDDSAARFSPRATACQIRLSPTHVEVPGVSHSLDFEKAPESKLGVQKALPDDLASSVRPHNRLEKIATPFTGVERYTYIDSDYTYSPDEAELKKQHKQQYIDFIQTRHSGRKKDKAEGQKSKVDHHVDLGMQPSSGLQPPIIKQDTSEVQQELDDHGEEARLMTSTQLAASQSAAYSNIVNGGLNAIPLTTIEIADCQRVLSPAQLRCIQINPKIIDFGQVCMRSVTTLSVNVSNALDQFIHIVASVDCSELRQSSPLSQVVPPSTTAKLPLAFESHKVGSFHRSVRYVINGHHEGHLIVHADVVSAGLHLSKYKVLLQPQTGRPPNDTYQGIVTLENKKNLAAEFGWIDSSDIDMDKPQYFNVLPAHGVVEPHKQLCCLVTYQPTFDSLLEGSVVAQVKDGNRLTVRCHVELGFPQCQFKDRRLLFGSVPLSLTTTRTTLIENTGDCHAFFKVSNTSPYPGMNITPVTGCIPVGGSVQLHVQLDPRVAGKFDTWINVSLRKAKQISLRVAGSVEMPSVAVKLDMFRFGGVYCGSVARQKFQLVNCSAVRARVMFDLSQFRDFGVQLPRRDVQLDGNYIDSKENLYVCNLSASETAKCELIFLPKQVAAYDFILPVTVNGMEPPPAPHSPWPPSPTQSRQGILRDIGQEEEERTSDRQTEPTPKRRVIGTALSPPLTIDKTRLEISLPSGYLDMHVANVPMENFELTNVSQKTVNWWFDLSQGGEAVEKSIFQFIQRNNMSPLPMLDGNHPERVGRALEPGESLTVAVTFCPPMPGQFKATIPLLLHGDSLCPYRVIELRGSLLSSRLLFDPPSLSLMPVPLGVRIATELAIQATGFPNGTELMVSPPDLSDMTDDKQAIELRVTFMNGSTIEPCSDKSPYELQCLVEFSSREPIAYAGNVTFSDNRGNIYILPISVSADNCILTVYSYLAANRHQCQLIRQPPSPNQQADGESDTRYATANDTGLRFHCPTGEVVLRPLSMSEVGSITRASTVASASQFAAESSSVSAREGFTYTSIASSTSSAELTVGTPREGARNLPGGPAGNAVISDVEIAADHRKMDSFVSMDFSEERQFLIDVRAGVERWFSSNGWPGHYRPVDLPSSLRASLTSDGGHQPSKGDEAFKAGRWKTGGSKRSANTMFDCVAYLCGTAIPGIPINSPLPSDPSERAKHAHWLYTTLLAFLKSQGAQLSSIEPETLLAFDDFRCWHLIQLQLSGRREPRDILQEEEEDKYIRSQFDHISTHAWMTLLLQTLKVFVLASVAARPATLPSVSTVSVDIDLNPLRSNIYGTAERVLLEWLNRLYQEQKNQLFSHLPEGERPTARWIVNFDVDFIDGLVIGTCLSAYAPFLIGSHLRLMYPRPVTSEECLHNVLLVLEALRALDFEYDIQADDFRVPNPILILLFCCFLYNYLPSYLPKSTINFETGLNSVVQHQVKLRNPMKKLMHYNVKILGPGASSFRLPNGNSIQVPSQKSIFVPVEYISLSLTNMKASLLFTSRRGSGAHGRTLVFNMSASISKVEPMVSISCQSVLYEKCWVDVEVANPFPVPGDFSVILVEDKKTVQDLYNERQMKSSTVATSMSTASYKQELCSAFFCSHQNIYLEAQSTGRLHVVFLPVHLTKRHCSLLFSCSSVGEFVYSINGDVTLPRPAQLPAGPSSSRSVRISSAALYSRSRAGIYTDSKSVSVWRCQTQDKIQEEVVIPLVNSAKDKALFHVTQLGMSTKEVERRKLTGTMAVAAITKSLSAMMFDTEVKELPDKPLQTTVFHVTSSSKYFHVPDRLTVSAPTDESSRMTGQSKASTCLQIQFSAKVPGHYPCQIVLWSPHDVRVFHIECIVSQGGIQAELEFTTSALLHVSQNIPVTNGTSYDWQLEAHLTSGIGFSGPPTLLVKALTTSYYSLQFRPLVEGEVEGLLVLKNTVDECDYGYYRLCGIAKAPAALDNITINCPARKLIVQTLKVPNLTNQDLNLKVLSDLSFIAGDPYINVPAGETCLYELSVFPKQRGRYSGPVTFTVDKSDERESVGTKNYLVWYNMDVTVELPDPESTIHLRCNALEAVQVDIPLTNYGKEDVEYNAVLEGSGLSGPSFIRLAAGSQENYQLVYLPKVVGQVDGKLILENRKTSGELWYDLSLTTYPPKQHNLPTMQCELAKVSVQPINLSNPLDEPLVLSCRLSNLANFCLQTKADGTVLIPPLSSIDVPLEFSPSSLGDANHQCEITFSSKQLGDWTFSVKGIGLSSQSHHIIYIRAPVSFCATSVVQFVNPLDHTIHVDVSLQSERANEDDGDVLSPSKIDALSKFCLSLSECIVGPKQHIDIPVSFAPNIMCVEHAELLISASRLDGRLWDSTWLDAARRADSVSQGQTLRCSDVSANENMRYLCWFFRLCGLPEMSAFNPKQGPLLRCPSRQRLEERIEVCLINKPPSADNYIAAIAKPIIVTNGQEQVKTPETVSDLTLSEYSSMSQQFTYRIVSGTQGEEESSVGVNLVRRRFDTAAKAVVLQFNVVFAPSKPFKHMVHLEIFSAEGGIWRFPIRLHATQTKADDSLVIEAKGLNKEACVAFRLNSQAQHPVPYKAFFTEDSDLAFTVYPRVGELMPASSNGTCIQVSYTPQVYGKPHQARLLIKTGTMQWTYDIIGKLPDYCPPHLVRHDGSMHWHRDPIMRNPCRNYVRENLEVRHTGISSSLKGSPLLVYPTRK, from the exons ATGG CATACGGGCCCACGTCCGAGGTTGAGCATCAGGATCgacttgttgtgtttgtggaCGATGAAGAAGCTGTAGAAATACCGTTGGTGGG cataCCCCCTTGTCCGAAGCTTGAGGTTTATGGACAGTTCACTGATGGATCACAATCTGATCTTGTTAACTTTGGGTTGGTTGTTGCTGATGGTCAAGTCCTGACTGAGCACTTTTATGTGAGAAATAGAGGCAGAAGACCTGGAGATTTCAGTATTGCTTATACAGGCAGTCAGCCACTGAAAGTTATACCAATCACTGGGACTCTAGAACCTGGGGAATCAATCAGAGTCAAA GTTGAGCTAATAGCACAGAACCCGGGTGAACATGTAGAAGAACTTAA TATTACTTTTGAGGGATCTCCTCTTGTAGTGGGTTATGTTTACTCTCAAATTGTGAATCGTCACCTCATGTTGTTTACTGGGGATGGACAGAGGCTGTTGCGCCACATTGCGTTTGGACCAGTTTACTATGGGACTGATGTAGAGCAGATTGCTTTGCTGGGTAACAACAGTCCCAATCCTGTCAGCTTTGTAGCTGTGTTGGAGGAAGGAGCTGCAGGAGAAGAAACG GGTGATGGTCCAGTTCGAACTGCAACTGAAGCTACTGCTACGGCTGTGCCCGGTGAATATGGCAACTCCAGCTTGTTGTCATCTCTTGTCACCATGCATCCCAACCAAGGGACAATAGGTCCATACTGCAAGGTGCCTGTTACTTTCAAGTTTAGTCCACGCTTTATTAGATCATCAGTTGGCTGGAGTCACAGTCAGAGACTACCTGCTAGACGAGATTATGCATTATTCATGCATATAGAACCATTAGGAGTTGAAACAGACACATCAGTGAGAGGTGGGGATGACCCACGTGTCGAAGTAGCTGTCACTGGCATAGCTCTTCCTGTACAGGTCAGCATATCTCAACAGACATTTGACTTTGGTGAGTGTGCAACAGGAGATGATGTGTCCATTCTTGCAACAATCCAGAACGAATCTCCTCTTCTTTCAGCTGCCTTTTCTGTACCACATGTTGCTCACTTCAAAGCAAAGCCAAGCCAAGGTGTTTTATCTCCTGGTCAGAAAGCTGATATTTTGTTCACATTTTGTCCAAGCCAAATGGGCCATTTGAAAACCAAACTTCATGTTCATGTACATAGTGTTCAACGTGTTTCTGATCAGTCAGCATCGGTTATTTTAATTCCAATTTCTGTCTCAGGAAGATGCACAAAGATCCAAAAACGTTCTTTGAAAACGGCTAACAAATCTGGAGAGAAACTGGAAGTTAACAGAATGTTAGTAGATGTTGCAGTTACTGATGACAGTGCTGCCAGGTTTTCTCCTCGTGCTACAGCATGTCAAATTCGTCTGTCACCAACTCATGTTGAAGTTCCAGGTGTGTCACACTCTTTAGACTTTGAAAAAGCACCAGAATCGAAGTTGGGTGTCCAAAAGGCTCTTCCTGATGACTTGGCTTCAAGTGTGCGTCCCCACAATCGATTGGAGAAGATTGCAACTCCATTTACTGGCGTAGAGCGATACACATACATTGATTCTGACTATACATACAGTCCAGATGAAGCAGAATtaaagaaacaacacaaacagcaatacaTTGATTTTATACAGACAAGACACTCAggcagaaagaaagacaaagctGAAGGGCAAAAAAGCAAAGTTGATCATCACGTAGATCTAGGGATGCAACCATCGTCAGGCCTTCAACCTCCGATTATCAAGCAGGATACGTCTGAAGTACAACAAGAATTAGATGACCATGGAGAAGAGGCAAGGCTTATGACATCTACACAGTTGGCTGCTTCACAATCTGCTGCTTATAGTAACATTGTCAATGGAGGATTAAATGCCATTCCCTTGACTACAATCGAAATTGCTGATTGTCAAAGGGTGTTGTCACCTGCACAGTTGCGGTGTATTCAGATCAATCCAAAGATTATAGATTTTGGTCAGGTTTGTATGCGGTCGGTCACAACGCTTTCTGTTAATGTATCCAATGCTCTTGATCAATTCATTCACATTGTGGCCTCAGTAGACTGCAGTGAACTTCGACAGTCGTCTCCTCTCTCTCAAGTTGTTCCTCCGAGCACAACAGCAAAGCTTCCTTTAGCTTTTGAATCACACAAGGTTGGTTCCTTCCACCGTAGTGTTCGCTATGTAATTAATGGACATCATGAAGGCCACCTGATAGTTCATGCTGATGTTGTTAGTGCTGGCCTTCATTTGTCAAAATATAAGGTTCTACTACAACCACAAACAGGACGGCCGCCAAACGATACATATCAAGGTATTGTTACTCTCGAGAACAAGAAAAACCTTGCTGCTGAGTTTGGGTGGATTGATTCAAGTGATATTGACATGGATAAACCACAGTATTTTAATGTACTGCCAGCTCATGGTGTTGTTGAGCCACACAAACAGCTGTGTTGTCTTGTGACTTACCAGCCAACATTTGACTCTCTATTGGAAGGCAGCGTAGTAGCCCAAGTGAAAGATGGTAATCGCTTGACTGTTCGCTGTCACGTTGAACTGGGCTTTCCACAATGTCAGTTTAAAGATCGACGTTTATTGTTTGGATCTGTTCCGTTGTCTCTTACTACGACTCGTACAACATTGATAGAAAACACAGGAGATTGCCATGCATTTTTCAAAGTCTCAAACACGAGTCCTTACCCAGGGATGAATATTACTCCAGTTACTGGTTGTATCCCTGTGGGTGGATCTGTCCAGCTTCATGTTCAACTGGACCCACGAGTAGCCGGAAAGTTTGACACGTGGATCAATGTCAGTCTTCGTAAGGCAAAGCAGATATCATTACGAGTAGCCGGATCAGTAGAGATGCCATCTGTTGCAGTGAAGTTGGATATGTTTCGGTTTGGTGGTGTTTATTGTGGTTCTGTAGCTCGGCAGAAGTTCCAGCTTGTGAATTGTAGTGCAGTGAGAGCTCGGGTGATGTTTGATCTTTCACAGTTTAGAGATTTTGGAGTGCAATTGCCACGACGAGATGTTCAACTAGATGGAAATTATATCGATTCTAAGGAAAATTTGTATGTGTGCAACCTCAGTGCTAGTGAAACAGCAAAATGTGAACTCATATTTCTTCCCAAGCAAGTTGCTGCTTATGACTTTATCCTTCCTGTGACTGTCAACGGCATGGAACCTCCACCAGCTCCACATTCACCGTGGCCTCCTTCTCCGACTCAATCACGTCAGGGAATCCTAAGAGACATTggacaagaagaagaagagaggaCAAGTGATAGGCAAACAGAGCCAACGCCAAAGAGGCGAGTCATTGGAACTGCTTTGAGTCCTCCATTGACTATTgacaaaacaagattagaaaTCAGTCTTCCTTCTGGGTATCTTGACATGCATGTTGCAAATGTGCCAATGGAG AACTTTGAGCTAACGAATGTTAGTCAAAAGACAGTCAACTGGTGGTTTGATTTGAGTCAAGGAGGTGAGGCTGTTGAGAAAAGCATATTTCAATTTATACAGAGAAACAACATGAGTCCTCTCCCTATGTTGGATGGAAATCATCCAGAACGAGTAGGAAGAGCTCTAGAACCTGGAGAGTCTTTGACAGTTGCAGTCACATTCTGCCCAC CCATGCCGGGACAGTTCAAAGCAACCATTCCTTTGCTATTGCATGGTGACTCACTTTGTCCATACAGAGTAATTGAGCTTCGTGGATCATTGTTGTCATCTCGTCTGTTGTTTGATCCGCCAAGCCTTTCTTTGATGCCCGTCCCACTTGGTGTTAGAATAGCAACAGAACTAGCAATTCAGGCCACAGGCTTTCCAAA TGGGACTGAACTGATGGTTTCTCCTCCTGATTTAAGTGATATGACTGATGATAAGCAGGCTATTGAGCTGCGAGTTACTTTCATGAATGGCAGTACCATTGAGCCTTGCAGTGATAAATCTCCGTATGAACTGCAATGTCTAGTGGAGTTCTCGTCACGAGAACCAATAGCATATGCTGGAAATGTAACTTTCAGTGACAACAGAGGCAACAT ATACATTCTTCCAATCTCAGTTTCTGCAGATAACTGCATTCTTACTGTTTACTCGTATCTTGCTGCTAATCGCCATCAGTGCCAACTAATACGGCAGCCACCATCTCCAAATCAACAAGCTGATGGTGAGTCTGACACTCGATATGCCACTGCAAACGATACAGGTCTACGCTTTCACTGCCCAACTGGTGAAGTTGTATTACGACCTCTTTCAATGTCTGAAGTTGGCAGCATCACTCGAGCTTCCACTGTTGCATCTGCATCTCAGTTTGCTGCTGAAAGCAGTTCTGTATCAGCAAGAGAGGGGTTTACATATACATCCATAGCTAGCAGTACATCTTCAGCTGAGCTGACAGTTGGTACACCGCGTGAAGGAGCAAGGAACTTGCCTGGTGGGCCGGCTGGAAATGCAGTTATTAGCGATGTTGAAATTGCAGCCGACCATAGAAAGATGGACTCATTTGTGTCTATGGACTTTTCTGAAGAGCGTCAGTTTCTGATTGATGTTCGCGCTGGTGTGGAGCGTTGGTTTAGTTCTAATGGATGGCCTGGGCATTATCGTCCTGTTGATCTTCCTAGTTCACTTCGTGCTTCATTGACAAGTGATGGAGGCCACCAACCTTCAAAGGGTGATGAGGCTTTTAAAGCTGGAAGGTGGAAGACAGGAGGCAG CAAGAGATCAGCAAATACTATGTTTGACTGTGTGGCTTACCTCTGTGGCACTGCAATTCCTGGAATTCCAATTAACTCACCATTGCCATCAGATCCAAGTGAAAGGGCCAAACATGCTCACTGGCTGTACACCACTCTTCTTGCTTTTCTCAA GTCACAAGGTGCTCAACTGTCTTCCATAGAACCAGAAACATTGCTTGCTTTTGACGACTTTCGATGTTGGCATCTAATCCAGTTGCAGCTCAGTGGACGTCGTGAACCTCGTGACATTCTacaagaagaggaagaagacaAATACATACGGTCTCAGTTTGATCACATCTCAACTCATGCATGGATGACTTTATTGCTGCAAACACTGAAG gtTTTTGTGTTAGCTAGTGTAGCAGCTCGTCCTGCCACTTTGCCATCTGTGAGCACTGTGTCTGTTGACATAGATCTCAATCCTTTGCGGAGCAATATTTATGGCACAGCTGAACGTGTTCTGTTGGAATGGCTCAACAGATTGTATCAAGAGCAGAAGAATCAGTTGTTTAGTCATTTACCAGAGG GTGAAAGACCGACAGCTCGTTGGATTGTGAACTTTGATGTTGATTTTATTGATGGTTTGGTCATTGGCACATGTCTTTCTGCATATGCTCCTTTTCTG ATTGGAAGTCACTTAAGACTGATGTATCCTCGACCAGTAACATCAGAGGAATGCCTCCACAATGTCTTGCTGGTTCTTGAAGCTCTTCGAGCTCTTGACTTTGAGTATGACATCCAA GCTGATGATTTTCGTGTGCCAAATCCCATCTTAATTCTTCTGTTCTGTTGCTTTTTATACAATTATCTACCATCGTATCTACCCAAATCAACTATCAATTTTGAAACCGGTTTGAACTCTGTTGTTCAACATCAAGTCAAGCTGAGAAACCCAATGAAGAAATTGATGCATTACAATGTGAAGATTCTTGGCCCAGGAGCTTCAAGTTTTAGGCTACCTAATGGCAATTCAATTCAG GTTCCTTCTCAGAAGAGCATTTTTGTTCCTGTTGAATACATTAGTCTCAGTCTTACCAACATGAAGGCAAGCCTGCTCTTCACCAGTCGTCGAGGAAGTGGAGCTCATGGCAGGACTTTGGTTTTCAACATGTCTGCTTCAATCAGCAAAGTGGAACCAATG GTCTCTATTAGTTGCCAGTCTGTTTTATATGAGAAATGTTGGGTCGATGTTGAAGTGGCCAATCCATTTCCAGTTCCTGGAGACTTTTCTGTTATTCTAGTTGAAGATAAGAAAACTGTTCAAGATTTATATAATGAAAGGCAAATGAAATCTTCAACAGTTGCAACTTCAATGTCAACTGCATCTTATAAACAAGAGCTCTGCTCTGCTTTCTTTTGTTCTCACCAAAACATTTACCTTGAAGCTCAAAGCACTGGGAGACTACATGTCGTCTTTTTGCCTGTCCATCTTACCAAGCGTCATTGCTCTCTCTTGTTTTCATGCAGCTCTGTTGGGGAGTTTGTGTATTCTATCAATGGTGATGTTACTCTTCCTCGCCCTGCCCAATTGCCGGCAGGTCCTTCATCAAGTCGATCTGTTCGAATCAGCAGTGCTGCATTATATAGTCGATCTCGAGCAGGCATTTACACTGACAGTaagtctgtcagtgtgtggcGTTGTCAAACACAAGACAAGATTCAAGAAGAAGTTGTTATTCCTTTAGTCAATTCAGCAAAGGATAAAGCTTTATTTCATGTCACACAGCTGGGAATGTCTACTAAAGAAGTAGAACGACGGAAGCTGACAGGAACAATGGCAGTTGCTGCAATTACAAAGTCATTATCAGCAATGATGTTTGATACAGAAGTGAAAGAACTACCAGACAAACCATTGCAAACAACAGTCTTTCATGTAACTTCAAGCTCAAAATATTTTCATGTTCCTGACAGGCTTACTGTTTCTGCTCCAACTGATGAGTCAAGTAGAATGACTGGACAGTCTAAGGCGTctacatgtttgcaaattcAATTTAGCGCAAAAGTTCCAGGCCACTATCCTTGCCAAATTGTTCTTTGGTCACCTCATGATGTCCGCGTGTTTCATATTGAGTGCATTGTTAGTCAGGGAGGCATTCAGGCAGAATTGGAGTTTACTACATCAGCACTTCTGCATGTTTCTCAAAACATACCTGTT ACTAATGGCACTTCGTATGATTGGCAGCTTGAAGCTCATTTGACAAGTGGTATTGGATTTTCTGGGCCTCCGACACTGTTGGTGAAGGCATTAACTACCAGTTATTATTCACTGCAGTTTAGGCCATTGGTAGAAGGAGAAGTTGAG GGCTTGCTAGTTTTGAAAAACACAGTAGATGAATGTGACTATGGATACTACAGGTTGTGTGGCATTGCCAAGGCACCAGCTGCACTCGACAATATCACCATTAACTGTCCAGCAAGGAAACT AATTGTGCAAACTTTGAAAGTTCCAAATTTGACAAACCAAGACCTGAACTTAAAG GTTTTATCTGATTTGTCTTTCATTGCTGGTGATCCGTACATTAATGTGCCTGCTGGTGAGACATGTTTATAtgaactgtctgtctttccaaaACAGCGAGGTCGATATTCTGGTCCTGTGACATTTACAGTAGATAAGAGTGATGAAAGAGAAAGCGTAGGAACTAAGAATTATCTAGTTTGGTACAACATGGATGTTACAGTGGAGTTGCCAGACCCAGAAAGCACTATTCACTTGCGCTGTAATGCACTTGAAGCTGTGCAAGTTGATATTCCGCTGACTAATTATGGCAAAGAGGATGTTGAGTACAATGCAGTGCTAGAAGGATCTGGTCTGAGTGGCCCATCATTCATCCGACTGGCAGCAGGAAGCCAAGAAAATTATCAACTGGTTTATTTACCTAAAGTGGTTGGACAAGTTGATGGAAAATTGATCTTGGAGAACAGAAAGACTTCTGGTGAATTGTGGTATGATTTGAGTTTGACCACTTATCCTCCAAAACAGCACAATCTTCCCACAATGCAGTGTGAGCTGGCAAAGGTATCAGTGCAGCCAATCAACTTGTCTAACCCTTTGGATGAACCATTAGTTCTTTCATGTCGACTTTCCAATCTTGcaaatttttgtttgcaaACAAAGGCAGATGGAACA GTTTTGATTCCACCGCTTTCAAGTATTGATGTTCCTCTTGAGTTCAGTCCATCATCTCTTGGGGATGCAAACCATCAGTGTGAGATAACGTTCAGTAGCAAACAG TTGGGTGACTGGACTTTCTCTGTGAAGGGCATTGGCCTATCTTCTCAATCTCatcatattatatatattcgAGCTCCAGTTAGTTTCTGTGCCACTTCTGTTGTGCAGTTTGTCAACCCTCTTGATCACACGATTCATGTTGATGTTTCCTTGCAATCAGAAAGGGCAAATGAAGACGATGGAGACGTGCTGAGTCCTTCCAAGATTGATGCTCTTTCTAAGTTCTGTCTCAGTCTTTCTGAATGCATTGTTGGCCCCAAGCAACACATAGACATACCAGTTTCGTTTGCTCCAAATATTATGTGTGTAGAACATGCTGAGCTACTGATAAGTGCCAGTCGGCTCGATGGCAGGTTGTGGGACAGCACTTGGCTTGATGCTGCTCGTAGAGCTGATTCTGTTTCACAAGGTCAAACGCTTAGGTGCTCAGATGTTTCTGCCAATGAAAATATGCGTTACCTTTGTTGGTTTTTCCGACTGTGTGGCTTACCAGAAATGAGTGCATTTAATCCCAAGCAGGGTCCACTGTTGCGATGTCCATCCAGGCAGCGACTTGAAGAGAGGATAGAAGTTTGTTTGATTAACAAGCCACCAAGCGCAGACAACTATATTGCAGCAATAGCAAAGCCAATTATTGTAACTAACGGTCAGGAACAAGTTAAAACACCAGAAACAGTGTCAGACCTAACATTGAGTGAGTATAGCAGCATGTCACAACAGTTTACTTATCGTATTGTGTCGGGAACACAAGGAGAAGAAGAGAGTAGTGTTGGAGTGAATTTAGTGAGACGACGATTTGACACTGCGGCCAAAGCTGTTGTCTTGCAATTCAATGTTGTCTTTGCTCCATCCAAACCATTCAA GCACATGGTTCACCTGGAGATATTTAGTGCTGAGGGGGGCATATGGCGTTTTCCCATTCGATTACATGCAACTCAAACCAAAGCTGATGACAGTCTGGTTATTGAAGCTAAAGGCTTGAACAAAGAAGCTTGTGTTGCTTTTCGTCTTAACAGCCAAGCACA ACACCCTGTCCCATACAAGGCTTTCTTTACTGAAGACTCTGACCTTGCATTTACAGTTTATCCTCGAGTGGGTGAGCTGATGCCAGCCAGCAGCAATGGCACTTGCATTCAAGTGTCATATACGCCACAAGTTTATGGAAAGCCTCATCAAGCTCGACTGCTGATAAAG ACTGGAACTATGCAGTGGACATATGATATTATTGGGAAACTTCCAGACTACTGTCCTCCTCATCTTGTTAGACATGATGGCTCAATGCATTGGCACAGAGATCCTATCATGCGAAATCCTTGTCGAAACTATGTCAGAGAAAATTTAGAAGTAAGACACACTGGCATTTCATCTAGTTTGAAAGGAAGCCCTTTGCTTGTTTATCCAACTCGGAAATGA
- the LOC134186302 gene encoding dual oxidase maturation factor 1-like — protein sequence MGFFDVFRENGGPTQYGPQYTPVTEDVLVVGLLVGFGIVLFSAIIVLPGIRGKESLFAVVKVLATVFFGAVILVSNYGYGWQSGSVHTKTFYKVRNPSVQKHEIDADIGLHVGLRGINVTLKGTPIFQWNEVINYNERFSWEWNQGRLGFGPYAGRISREFRAGQYRGLPLPILAIVEYFTLDGEKIRWGRCYREAGYYTHIMLWTAVPLYVLSLLFFKLVLSVGALFLALTGCCLLLSNILFSTLIANATPALQIPFDDNQVLKLQYGWSYFLVMVTGILCILQAAVVIFMDYRFPRQLAKFFSTSVQDNECPDETDIDESNEVAAVGSNSGHHVVQMGNSPTEPPANQLSKRRFTSPSVRPSLRALRRLPSSDTNPTTNYLRPGYVNITLDENGMIKAETPTSHRPLRRQPTANANLSVPLSTRKLSDVGEEQETNQETVESSLQLEQQP from the exons ATGGGCTTTTTCGACGTCTTTCGTGAGAATGGAGGACCTACTCAGTACGGACCTCAGTATACGCCTGTAACCGAAGACGTGCTTGTAGTCGGGCTCCTTGTTGGCTTCGGTATCGTTCTTTTCTCTGCTATCATAGTTCTTCCTGGGATTAGAGGAAAGGAG AGTTTATTTGCTGTTGTCAAGGTCTTAGCAACCGTCTTTTTCGGTGCAGTCATTTTAG TGTCCAACTATGGCTATGGATGGCAGAGTGGCAGCGTTCACACAAAAACCTTCTACAAAGTTCGAAACCCTTCAGTACAAAAGCATGAAATTGATGCAGATATTGGTTTACACGTTGGTCTTAGAGGAATCAATGTAACTTTGAAAG GGACACCTATTTTCCAATGGAATGAAGTTATCAACTACAATGAGCGTTTTAGTTGGGAGTGGAACCAGGGTAGACTGGGGTTTGGCCCATATG CTGGAAGGATCAGCAGAGAATTTCGAGCTGGTCAGTACAGAGGCCTGCCATTACCTATCCTAGCTATTGTGGAGTATTTCACTCTGGATGGTGAGAAGATTCGCTGGGGACGATGTTACAGAGAGGCTGGCTATTATACGCACATCATGCTGTG GACTGCCGTCCCACTGTATGTGCtgtctcttcttttctttaAGCTTGTATTGTCTGTTGGAGCATTGTTTTTGGCTCTAACTGGGTGCTGTCTGCTTCTCTCCAACATTCTCTTCTCCACTCTTATCGCAAATGCCACACCAGCACTTCAAATTCCTTTTGATGATAATCAAGTTTTAAAATTACAATATGGATGGAGCTACTTTTTAGTCATGGTCACCGGGATTTTATGCATACTGCAAGCAGCCGTCGTCATTTTCATGGATTATCGATTTCCAAGGCAACTTGCTAAGTTCTTCAGTACAAGTGTTCAAGATAATGAATGCCCTGATGAAACAGATATTGATGAGAGTAATGAAGTGGCTGCTGTAGGCTCAAACAGTGGACATCATGTTGTACAAATGGGCAACTCTCCCACTGAACCTCCAGCTAATCAACTATCAAAGCGACGATTTACCTCTCCCAGTGTCCGTCCTAGCCTTCGTGCTCTCAGACGACTGCCCAGCTCAGACACAAACCCAACAACAAATTACCTTCGACCAGGCTATGTGAACATTACACTTGATGAGAATGGAATGATCAAAGCAGAAACTCCAACGTCACACAGACCGCTAAGAAGACAGCCAACAGCAAATGCAAATTTATCAGTACCACTATCAACGAGGAAATTAAGTGATGTAGGTGAAGAACAAGAGACTAACCAAGAAACAGTTGAGAGCAGCTTGCAGCTAGAACAACAACCCTGA